The Micromonospora sp. NBC_00421 genome contains a region encoding:
- a CDS encoding pyridoxal phosphate-dependent decarboxylase family protein has protein sequence MSLPGSTIEAPVTGTRPTPPRAHLFTAGTVEEYRRAVTEGIDRVAARVAAVDRPGTGITPDALAPRVAGIDLDRPLADTTAALDELHDVYLRDAVYFHHPRYLAHLNCPVVIPALLGEAVLSAVNSSLDTWDQSAGGTLIERRLVDWTAGRIGFGPAADGVFTSGGTQSNLQALLLAREEAYARIVGGGSDRPSRPEVLSRMRIVTSTAGHFSVQKAAKLLGLGADAVLTIATDAGRRMRTDDLAATLDRCRRDGQTVLAVVATAGTTDFGTIDPLDRIAEICTAAGVWLHVDAAYGCGLLVSPTRRHLLTGIERADSVTVDYHKSFFQPVSSSALVVADRRVLRHATWHADYLNPARMAERRIPNQVDKSLQTTRRFDALKLWLTLRIMGPDAIGALFDEVVDLAAAAWRLLADDPRFEVVTRSQLSTVVFRYLPPGAGRDVVDDANLYAREALAASGAALVAGTKVDGAHHLKLTLLNPETTVDDIAHVLDLIAEHAGWYARTRATA, from the coding sequence ATGAGCCTGCCCGGATCCACAATCGAGGCCCCCGTGACCGGGACGCGTCCCACCCCGCCCCGTGCCCACCTGTTCACCGCCGGCACCGTCGAGGAGTACCGCCGGGCCGTCACCGAGGGGATCGACCGGGTGGCGGCCCGGGTGGCCGCCGTGGACCGGCCGGGCACCGGCATCACCCCCGACGCGTTGGCCCCCCGGGTCGCCGGCATCGACCTGGACCGGCCGCTCGCCGACACCACGGCCGCCCTCGACGAACTGCACGACGTCTACCTGCGTGACGCCGTGTACTTCCACCACCCCCGCTACCTGGCCCACCTCAACTGCCCGGTGGTCATCCCCGCCCTGCTCGGCGAGGCGGTGCTCAGCGCGGTCAACTCGTCCCTGGACACCTGGGACCAGAGCGCCGGCGGCACCCTGATCGAACGTCGCCTGGTCGACTGGACCGCCGGGCGGATCGGCTTCGGCCCGGCCGCCGACGGCGTCTTCACCAGCGGCGGCACCCAGTCCAACCTGCAGGCGCTGCTGCTGGCCCGGGAGGAGGCGTACGCCCGGATCGTCGGCGGCGGCAGCGACCGGCCCAGCCGGCCCGAGGTGCTGTCCCGAATGCGGATCGTCACCTCCACCGCCGGCCACTTCAGCGTCCAGAAGGCCGCCAAGCTGCTCGGCCTCGGTGCCGACGCGGTGCTCACCATCGCCACCGACGCCGGCCGGCGGATGCGTACCGACGACCTGGCCGCGACCCTCGACCGGTGCCGCCGCGACGGTCAGACCGTGCTCGCCGTGGTCGCCACCGCCGGCACCACCGACTTCGGCACCATCGACCCGCTGGACCGGATCGCCGAGATCTGCACCGCCGCCGGGGTCTGGCTGCACGTCGACGCCGCGTACGGCTGCGGGTTGCTGGTCTCGCCCACCCGGCGGCACCTGCTCACCGGCATCGAACGGGCCGACTCGGTCACCGTCGACTACCACAAGTCGTTCTTCCAGCCGGTCAGCTCCAGCGCTCTGGTCGTCGCCGACCGGCGGGTGCTGCGGCACGCCACCTGGCACGCCGACTACCTCAACCCGGCCCGGATGGCCGAGCGGCGGATCCCCAACCAGGTCGACAAGAGCCTGCAGACCACCCGCCGGTTCGACGCCCTCAAGCTCTGGCTCACCCTGCGGATCATGGGGCCGGACGCCATCGGCGCGCTCTTCGACGAGGTGGTCGACCTCGCCGCCGCCGCCTGGCGGCTGCTCGCCGACGACCCCCGCTTCGAGGTGGTCACCCGCTCGCAGCTGAGCACCGTGGTCTTCCGCTACCTGCCCCCCGGCGCCGGCCGCGACGTCGTCGACGACGCCAACCTGTACGCCCGCGAGGCGCTCGCCGCCTCCGGCGCGGCCCTGGTGGCCGGCACCAAGGTCGACGGCGCCCACCACCTCAAGCTCACCCTGCTCAACCCCGAGACCACAGTGGACGACATCGCCCACGTGCTCGACCTGATCGCCGAACACGCCGGCTGGTACGCCCGCACCCGCGCCACCGCCTAG